A part of Vulpes lagopus strain Blue_001 chromosome 4, ASM1834538v1, whole genome shotgun sequence genomic DNA contains:
- the LRPAP1 gene encoding alpha-2-macroglobulin receptor-associated protein — protein sequence MASPRLGPGSRELLPAPLLLLLLLLVGPRTAAGHGGKYSREKNEPELPPKRESGGEFRMEKLNQLWEKAQRLQLSPVKLSELHADLKMQERDEFAWKKLKAEGLDEDGEKQAKLTRNLSVILAKYGLDGRKDARAVSSNSLSGATEDDSLEDPRLEKLWHKAKTSGKFSSEELDKLWREFQHHQEKVREYHVLLETLSRTEEIQENVISPFDTSRIKEDVLHSKHAELKDRLRGINQGYDRLRRVSHRGYGTQAEFEEPRVIDLWDLAKSANFTEKELESFREELKHFEAKIEKHNHYQKQLEISHQKLKHVESFGDREHVSRNKEKYAMLEEKTKELGYKVKKHLQDLSGRISRARHNEL from the exons ATGGCGTCGCCGAGGCTCGGCCCGGGGTCGCGGGAGCTCCTGCCGGCgccgctgctgctcctgctgctgctgctggtcggGCCCCGGACGGCGGCGGGCCACGGCGGCAAGTACTCGCGGGAGAAGAACGAGCCCGAGCTGCCGCCGAAACGCGAGTCCGGCGGGGAGTTCCGCATGGAGAAGCTCAACCAGCTGTGGGAGAAGGCCCAGCGG CTTCAACTTTCTCCTGTGAAACTGTCCGAACTCCACGCAGATCTGAAGATGCAAGAAAGGGATGAGTTCGCCTGGAAGAAGCTGAAGGCCGAGGGCCTGGACGAAGACGGAGAGAAGCAGGCCAAACTCACTCGCAACCTCAGTG TGATCCTGGCCAAATATGGCCTGGACGGGAGGAAGGATGCCCGGGCTGTGAGCAGCAACTCCCTCAGTGGCGCCACCGAGGACGACAGCCTGGAGGACCCCAGGCTGGAGAAGCTATGGCACAAG GCAAAGACTTCAGGGAAGTTCTCCAGCGAGGAGCTGGACAAGCTGTGGCGGGAGTTCCAGCACCACCAGGAGAAAGTGCGCGAGTACCACGTCCTGCTGGAGACCCTGAGCAGAACTGAAg AAATCCAGGAGAATGTCATCAGCCCCTTTGACACAAGCCGCATCAAGGAGGATGTGCTGCACAGCAAGCACGCGGAGCTGAAGGACCGGCTGCGGGGCATCAACCAGGGCTACGACCGCCTGCGGAGGGTCAGCCACCGGGGCTACGGCACCCAGGCCG AATTCGAGGAGCCCCGAGTGATCGATCTGTGGGACCTGGCCAAGTCCGCCAACTTCACTGAGAAGGAGCTGGAGTCATTCCGG GAGGAGCTTAAGCACTTTGAAGCCAAAATTGAAAAGCACAACCACTACCAGAAGCAGTTGGAAATCTCACATCAGAAACTGAAACACGTGGAGAGCTTTGGGGACCGGGAGCACGTGAGCCGGAACAAGGAGAAGTATGCCATGCTGGAGGAGAAGACCAAGGAGCTGGGCTACAAG GTAAAGAAGCACCTGCAGGATCTGTCGGGCCGCATCTCGAGAGCTCGCCACAACGAACTCTGA